GCCACTGCCAGTAGAGCGGCGTTTCCTGATTGGGGGCATCCCAAATAAACCCGCCAATCGGTAGCTTATAGACCCGCCGCTGCTTCACCGCCGTGAGGTCGCCAAGCATCGGATGGTGATAGACATCGTCCGGCACCAGGCCCGCTTCAAAATTGCCAAGCAGAATCACATCGGGATCCCAGAGCAGGACCTGCTCAATATTCAGTGTTCGGGCTCCGGTAATATCCCTGTTGAGGCTGACGCCGCCGGCCAGGTCAATATCAAAATTATTGTGCGAAGTGGCGCCGAAGGTCTGTATCCCGTCATTGAAATGGGAGAGATAGAGGACCCGCGGACGCTGAGCAGCGTTAAGGGTTCCGGTCATCCTGCGAAGGTCTGCGATAGTTTTTTCACGCCAGGCTATCATCTCCGCCGCCTTTTTCTCCTGCTGAAGCGTTACCCCCATCAGCTGGATCCAACGCTGCGTCCAGACCTCCTTGCCGTAATTCAGCGTGGCGACCGTTAACCCGGCGTGGAGTAAAGGCGCGACGATCTCCTCGCCACGGTGCCCCCATTGCCACACCAAATCAGGTTTAACGCTCAGCAAAGTCTCGATGTTCGGCATGAAGTTATTGCCCACCGTGTCGCTGCGAACGTGCAGCACATCAGGAAACATCTGGCTCAGCATGCCCTCCCTGGCGGCTACGCCGGCGAAAGGATGCATTCCCACCAGCTTCTGCGCCCCGCCGTCCATACCAACGAGCATGGAGGCGGCGGGAATAGGGATCACGGCGATGCGCTGCGCAGGCTTAGCCAGCGTCACCTCGCGCTGGGACATATCGGTAAAGTTTGTGGCGGTCTCCGCGTGACAGACGGTCGCCACCGCCAGTAATACAGCCGCGCCAAACGGTGTCCGGAAAACGATCCTGACGGGATTTATCATGCGCCCTCGTTGTGATGAGAATGGTTATCATTTATGATTTGGCATTCTATGTCCGGCAAAGGGAGGACGCCTATGACAATTGTCAAAAACGCGCTGCTGGAAAAAAAAGCCCGTCAGGCGCTACGCGCTACTGCGCTTTTCGGCGATCTATCGGAAGAAGAGATCGGGCGGTTAACCGTCAACAGCGAACATCAGCAATACCAGACCCGAGAGACGATCAGACGTGAAGGCGATCGGCTGTTTCACTGCCCCTGCATCCTGTCCGGGCAAATTGAGGTTTTCCGGCATACCTGGTTTGGGGAGGAGAAAATCTTCGGCATCTTTGGCAAATATGACGTCGTCGCCATTGCGGCTGTGTTTATGCCGCATAACCGCTACCCGATGACTTTGCGGGCCCGCGGCCCGGTAGAGGTGCTGCTGCTGGGCCGAAATGAAATCCTTGAGGTCTGTCTGGGGAACCCCCGGCTGATGCAGCGCATGCTGGTCCACTTCAGCAGCAAGCTCTACGAACTTATCAACCATATTGACTGGCTAACCTCCAGCTCGGCGGAGCAGCGGCTGGCCGCGTGGCTTATCGAACTCCAGCGGCAGCAGGAGGGTCCGCAGATCCATCTGCCTCTGTCCAGAGCTCAGCTGGCGGCAAGGCTTGGGATCCGCTATGAAACGCTGAGCCGCCTCTTGTCTGGCTGGCGGCGCAAGGGGGTGATTGAGGTGCAGCCGGGGTTCGTGACCATCAGAAACGGAGAGTATTTATCTGAGCTCAGCGCCCCGGCGAGGCGCATGTTTTGAGTATTCAGGTGAATCAGGGGCGGGTCGCCCCTGCTGTGAGAATGGATCAGAAGCTGTAGGTTACCCCCCATTCACGCTGAACCCCATGCCGGGGAAGAGGGTGCTGTCATTTTCCGAAACGCTGCGATTGGCGACGGATGTTGTGGCGTAGCGCTTATTGGTCAGGTTATCCAGAGCAAGGTAGGTTGACCAGCCTCCGCTGTCTTTGTAGCTGGCTTTCAACCCCAGCACCGCATAACGCTCGCGCCGCTGAATGTTGAGATGGTTACCGTGGTCGACGGCCGCATCGGTTGGCGACCAATGAAGGTTTGGCCCCACAGACCAGCCGCCCCATTTATACAGCACCTCACCGGCCACCATATTGCGGGGAATTCCCGCGATGTATTTGCGGTTGTACTCGCCGCCCATAAAGCGGAAATCATTCCATGTCCATGATAGACGGTACTCCATATCCCCCGGTCCGGCAGGCACAAGGCCGGTCAACCCTGCCTCCAGCCCCTGATGGCGCGTTTTCGCCGCATAATTGAACACCCCTACCGCATTACCCTGTGGATCGTAGGTGGTAATGTATTCATCTTTAATCATGCTGCGATAAAGCGTCAGCTGCCAGTTCATGCCGGTGAAGACCTGCCCTTCTCCCCCGACCTCCCAGGTCAGGCCTCGCTGGGGATCAAGCCGTGTCAGCTCGCCGTTACCCGAGTTGATGATCTGATTAAACGTTGCCGGTTCATAGCTGGCGCTGACGTTGGCAAATAATCGTTGGTTTTCGGCTGCCTGCCAGATCAAGCCTGCTTTGGGCGTCCAGAATGTCCAGCTTTGATCCAGTGAATTTCCTGCTTTTTTGGCGTTAACATCCCGGCGTGCATGGCTGCCTTTTAGATCGAGATTAAGCAACAACGTGCTGCTCATTTGCCAGCCTGCGCCCAGCGTCCCGTAAACATTTTCGGCCCGGCCTTTATAGCTGCCGATACTTTTTTTATCCGCGGCAGTGCCGCGACGGTTCTGAAGAAGGGTGCGATCAAGATTCATATGATCCCATGCCGTTGAGGCCCGCCAGGTTATCGGTCCTGTTTCCAGCGCGTAGTTCAGCTGTACGCCCTCAGAATCACTGCTGCTGAGGCGATAGTTAGCCGGAGTAATAAAGTTATCGTGGGTCTTGATGTACCACAGGCCGATGTCCAGCCATTGGTTATCGTCCTGCCAGCTTGACCGGTTTGCCACCCTGGCCTGCTGAACGCTGCGGTGCGGGTCACGCAGGTTAACCAGCGGATAAACAGCTTTAGGATCCTTTTTCAATACCGCCGGTGAAACGGGACCCGCGACGTCAAAACGCAGATCGGTCCAGCCAAACCAGGTTCTGTTTTCAAAATTGTCTACGCGGTAGCCCAGGTTACTCCTGACGGTTTTTCGCTGGGAGGCGGAGTGCCTGCGATAACCGGCAAAGCGATCCAGGGTGACGGCCAGCCGGCCATCAACGCCGTACTCTTCATTTACGCCGCCGAGCGCTCCCTGAAAACCTTCCCGCCCGAATGAACCGTATTCATAGCGGACTCGCCCGTTCTCATCCCGCCCCGTGTAGGAGATGAGATCCATCTCGCCGCCGAGGCTGTTACTTTGAGGATGAATACTGTTGGCGCCGCGGCGCACGCTGACAAGCCGTGCCTCACGCATATCCAGCGTGCTGATATGAAAACTGCCGTCGGCATCCGTTGCCGGCAGGCCATCCTGCAGCAGCAGCACGCCGTGTGAAAGCGGCGCACTTTGAACGCCGGAGCCGCGGATATTCAGGCGCGGCTGATCCAGCCCGCCAAAGAAGTTTTGGATTAACACGCCGGGCTGATAATCCAGCGCGTCCTGCAGCGTGGCCAGTCGGTTCTCTTCGTCAATAGCCACAAGATTGCTGCCCCCGGCAATCTGCTCCAGCTTCCGCTTTTCTTGTGAATAGTCCGGGGCGAGCCGTCTAAACTTCTCTCGCTCGCCTTCCGCTCTGACAACCATCGTCTCCTCTGCGGCCCTGACCTCGCTCCCGTAGGCCAGGCAGAGCGCCAGGCAGAGTAGTCCATAGGGCAACACCTGCCCGGTAGCGTCGTTTTCCATGCATCCTTTCCTCTATAATAATGAGAATCATTCCCAGTTATTATTCAAACAAAGCTGCGCGGTACCTATGACATTTGTCAAAACGAAAATGAGGGGGAAAACAGGGGGCGTACCCGGCCGAAGCCGGGACTTGGGGGCACTCAGGAAACGCGGCGTAGAGCTTTCAGGCAGTGCTTAAGCCGATCGTCCATAGGCGCTTCAATGCGGATCACCTCCCCGGTATTCGGGTGGGTAAACTTCAGCGCGGCGGCATGCAGGAACAGGCGGTTTAACCCGGTGCCCGCGAGCTGCTTGTCAAACTCACGGTCACCGTAGCGATCGTCAAAGGCGATAGGATGCCCGGCGTGTAGAGTATGAACACGAATCTGGTGAGTACGGCCGGTGACCGGGCTGCAGCGCACCAGGGTAGCGAACTCATAACGCTCTTCAACCTTGAAACGCGTTTCTGACGGCTTGCCTTCGCTATTGACCCTGACGATACGCTCCCCGCTTTGCAGGATGTTCTTCAGCAGCGGCGCCTGGACCACTTTAACGTGCGACTGCCACTGGCCGCGAACCAGCGCCAGGTAGTCCTTCTGCATTCCCTTCTCACGCAGCTGCTCATGAAGAGATCGCAGCGCCGAACGCTTTTTAGCCACCAGCAGAACGCCGGATGTATCGCGGTCAAGGCGGTGCACCAGCTCCAGGAAGCGCGCTTCCGGGCGCAGGGCGCGTAAGCCTTCAATCACGCCGAAGCTCAGGCCGCTGCCGCCGTGGACCGCGGTGCCCGAAGGCTTGTTTAGCACCAGGATATGGTCGTCTTCATAGAGAATGACGTCGCTCAGCGCGGCGACTTTTTGCAGGTGCGGAGAGACGGCCTCCTCCTCACGCTCAGCAACGCGCACCGGCGGGATACGAACTTCATCTCCGGCTTCCAGTTTGTACTCGGGCTTAATGCGTTTTTTATTAACCCGCACTTCGCCTTTTCGCACGATGCGATAAATCATGCTTTTTGGCACGCCTTTCAGGCGGGCGAGCAAAAAGTTGTCGATACGCTGCCCGGCTTCGTCGGCCGAAATTGCAACGATTTTTACTGATGGAGTCTCTGTTTTCATGGTCGGCGATTCTAAATAGCCCTGGCGCATAGCGCCACTCATTTTTATGTGCTTAACTGACAATCTGTTCTGTTTCGAACCGTCCAGCCCGCCTTTTTTCATGCCCTTTGCGGCAAGGCTTAAAAGGCGGTTAAAAAACTGTAAGAAACAGGGCGCGAATAGTAAAAGTCATCTTGCTATAACAAGGTTAGCAGTGGAATAATGTTGCCGTTTTCCGTGCTGAATCTTGTTAAAACAAGAATGTTTGCGGAATACCCATTTTGCCTGAACGTCCATCCACGCAGCAATGGCGTAAGACGTATTGTACTTTCAGGCAGTTAGCGGGCTGCGGGTTGCAGCCTGACCGGTAAAATGGAATCAACTCTTAAGAAATATTCTAAGGTTATTCCCACGATAATTGCGCTGTATTTCCGTATGAAATACAGGCAACCGACACTTTGCGCCTCTCAGCCAGCGACAACCGTGAGGTTGGCGACTACGCGTTTAGTCACGAGGCCATCGGTTCACTCCCGGTTAGCGTCACCATGCCCGCAGCTCTGTCGCCAATGTAAGAATAATGAGTAAGTTACGATGAAAAGAATGTTAATTAACGCAACTCAGCAAGAAGAGTTGCGTGTCGCCCTTGTAGATGGGCAGCGTCTGTACGATCTGGACATTGAAAGCCCGGGACACGAACAGAAGAAAGCAAACATCTATAAAGGCAAAATCACCCGTATTGAACCTAGTCTGGAAGCGGCGTTTGTTGATTATGGCGCAGAGAGACACGGTTTCCTTCCTCTGAAAGAGATCGCCCGCGAATACTTCCCTTCGAATTACGCTTCCCACGGCCGCCCGAACATCAAAGACGTTCTGCGCGAAGGCCAGGAAGTGATCGTCCAGATTGATAAAGAAGAGCGCGGTAACAAAGGCGCAGCCTTAACGACCTTTATCAGCCTGGCGGGCAGCTATCTGGTGCTGATGCCAAACAATCCTCGCGCTGGCGGAATTTCTCGCCGCATCGAAGGGGATGACCGTACCGAATTAAAAGAAGCGCTTTCTTCCCTTGAACTGCCGGACGGTATGGGCCTTATCGTCCGTACCGCAGGCGTGGGTAAATCTGCAGAAGCGCTGCAGTGGGATCTGAGCTTCCGCCTGAAGCACTGGGAAGCTATCCAGAAAGCCGCTGAAAACCGCCCTGCTCCGTTCCTGATCCACCAGGAAAGCAACGTTATCGTTCGCGCCTTCCGCGACTACCTGCGCCAGGACATCGGCGAAATCCTGATCGACAACCCGAAAGTCCTTGAGCTGGCTCGTCAGCACATCGCCGCGCTGGGCCGTCCGGATTTCAGCAGCAAAATTAAGCTCTACACCGGTGAAATCCCGCTGTTCAGCCACTACCAGATTGAGTCGCAGATCGAGTCCGCTTTCCAGCGCGAAGTTCGTCTGCCGTCCGGTGGCTCTATCGTTATTGATACCACCGAAGCCCTGACCGCCATCGACATCAACTCCGCGCGAGCAACCCGCGGCGGCGATATCGAAGAAACCGCCTTCAACACTAACCTTGAAGCGGCCGATGAAATTGCACGCCAGCTGCGCCTGCGCGACCTTGGCGGCCTGATCGTTATCGACTTCATCGACATGACGCCGGTTCGCCACCAGCGCGCGGTTGAAAACCGTCTGCGTGAAGCGGTACGCCAGGACAGAGCGCGTATTCAGATCAGCCACATTTCGCGTTTCGGCCTGCTGGAGATGTCGCGTCAGCGTCTGAGCCCGTCTCTCGGCGAGTCCAGCCACCACGTCTGCCCTCGCTGTAGCGGTACCGGCACCATTCGTGATAACGAATCCCTGTCGCTCTCCATTCTGCGCCTGATTGAAGAAGAAGCGCTGAAAGAGAACACCAAAGAAGTTCACGCTATCGTCCCCGTGCCGATTGCCTCTTACCTGCTAAACGAAAAACGTGATGCGGTAAGCGCGATTGAAAAACGCCAGGGCGGCGTGCGCGCGATTATCGTGCCAAACGATCAGATGGAAACACCGCATTACTCCGTGCTGCGCGTGCGTAAAGGCGAAGAAACCCAGACTCTTAGCTACATGTTGCCTAAGCTGCATGAAGAAGAGATGGCGATGCCTTCCGACGAAGAATACACCGAACGTAAGCGCCCTGAGCAACCTGCTCTGGCTACTTTCGTCATGCCGGAAGTGCCGCCTGCCCCTCAGGAAACTGCTGCCGCTCAGCCTGTCGTTACGGCCGCTAAGCCAGCCGCAGTGAAGCCTAAAGCGGATGCCGCAGAGCAGCCAGGCCTGGTTAGCCGCTTCTTCTCAGCGCTGAAAAAACTCTTCGCCGGCGACACCGCCGTGGCCGAAGTGAAAGAAGTGAAGGAAGAAAAAGCCGCGGGCTCTGACAACCAGCGTCAGGATCGCCGTAATAACAACCGCCGTCAGAACAACCGCCGCGATCGTGGCGAGCGTAATGAGCGCGGAGACCGCAACAACCGCGATCGCGACAACCGTGAAAATCGTAATAACCGCGACGATCGGAACGGCGAAGTTCGTGAAGCTCGCGAGCCGCGTGAAGGCCGTGAGGATAACCGCCGCAACCGCCGTAACGGGCAGCAGCAGAATGTGGAATCCCGCGAAGTTCGCCAGAACGTTGCAGCCCCGGTAGACGATGCGGAGAAACCGCAAAAGTCCCGTGACGAGCAACAGCCGCGTCGCGAGCGCAACCGCCGCCGCTCTGATGAAAAACGTCAGGCGCAGCAGGAAGTGAAAGCGCTGCAGCAGGATAACGTTGTTGAGCAGGAAGCCGAGCAGGAAGAGCGTACTCAGGTCATGCAGCGCCGCAAACCGCGCCAGCTGAGCCAGAAAGTTCGCTTCGAATCTGCTGATGCGCCTGCTGTAGAAGAGACGCAGATCGCTCAGGCAAGCACCGAACTGGCAACGATTCCGCTGCCAGCGGTAGTAGATGAAGCTGTTAACGTAGAGCATCAGGATGAGAACGCAGACAATCGTGAAACTGCCGGTATGCCGCGTCGTTCACGTCGCTCACCTCGTCACCTGCGCGTGAGCGGCCAGCGCCGTCGTCGTTACCGTGATGAGCGTTACCCGTCCGTGTCTCCAATGCCGTTAGCCACTGCGTGTGCATCCCCGGAACTGGCATCAGGTAAAGTGTTTATCACCTACCCGGTTGCTCGCTCCCACGATCAGGTTGCTCAGGAAGAGGTCTTCCAGTCGCACGAAGAAGTTCAGCACACTAACGTTGCTGAGGCAGCGGCCGCTGAAGCCGTAGCCCCTGTTGCCGATGTGCAGATTGGCGAACCCGTGAAAGCTGAAGAAACCGTTGTGGCGCCTGTTGCAGTAGAAACCGCGCATCCGGAAGTCATCGAGACGCCGGTGACCGAACAGCCACAGCTGATTGCGGCAGCGGACGAAGTCGTCGCCGAAGAAATCGTTGAACAAGCTGAGCCTGTAGAGGAAGAGGCCGTTCAACCGGTTGCGGAAGTCAGCGAACCGGCTCCGGCTGCTGTAGAAGCGCCTGCCGCGGTCGTAGAAGAGGTGAAACCTGTTGTTGAAGCGGCCCCTGCTGTAGA
This region of Cedecea lapagei genomic DNA includes:
- a CDS encoding Crp/Fnr family transcriptional regulator; the protein is MTIVKNALLEKKARQALRATALFGDLSEEEIGRLTVNSEHQQYQTRETIRREGDRLFHCPCILSGQIEVFRHTWFGEEKIFGIFGKYDVVAIAAVFMPHNRYPMTLRARGPVEVLLLGRNEILEVCLGNPRLMQRMLVHFSSKLYELINHIDWLTSSSAEQRLAAWLIELQRQQEGPQIHLPLSRAQLAARLGIRYETLSRLLSGWRRKGVIEVQPGFVTIRNGEYLSELSAPARRMF
- a CDS encoding TonB-dependent receptor family protein — translated: MENDATGQVLPYGLLCLALCLAYGSEVRAAEETMVVRAEGEREKFRRLAPDYSQEKRKLEQIAGGSNLVAIDEENRLATLQDALDYQPGVLIQNFFGGLDQPRLNIRGSGVQSAPLSHGVLLLQDGLPATDADGSFHISTLDMREARLVSVRRGANSIHPQSNSLGGEMDLISYTGRDENGRVRYEYGSFGREGFQGALGGVNEEYGVDGRLAVTLDRFAGYRRHSASQRKTVRSNLGYRVDNFENRTWFGWTDLRFDVAGPVSPAVLKKDPKAVYPLVNLRDPHRSVQQARVANRSSWQDDNQWLDIGLWYIKTHDNFITPANYRLSSSDSEGVQLNYALETGPITWRASTAWDHMNLDRTLLQNRRGTAADKKSIGSYKGRAENVYGTLGAGWQMSSTLLLNLDLKGSHARRDVNAKKAGNSLDQSWTFWTPKAGLIWQAAENQRLFANVSASYEPATFNQIINSGNGELTRLDPQRGLTWEVGGEGQVFTGMNWQLTLYRSMIKDEYITTYDPQGNAVGVFNYAAKTRHQGLEAGLTGLVPAGPGDMEYRLSWTWNDFRFMGGEYNRKYIAGIPRNMVAGEVLYKWGGWSVGPNLHWSPTDAAVDHGNHLNIQRRERYAVLGLKASYKDSGGWSTYLALDNLTNKRYATTSVANRSVSENDSTLFPGMGFSVNGG
- a CDS encoding ABC transporter substrate-binding protein; the encoded protein is MINPVRIVFRTPFGAAVLLAVATVCHAETATNFTDMSQREVTLAKPAQRIAVIPIPAASMLVGMDGGAQKLVGMHPFAGVAAREGMLSQMFPDVLHVRSDTVGNNFMPNIETLLSVKPDLVWQWGHRGEEIVAPLLHAGLTVATLNYGKEVWTQRWIQLMGVTLQQEKKAAEMIAWREKTIADLRRMTGTLNAAQRPRVLYLSHFNDGIQTFGATSHNNFDIDLAGGVSLNRDITGARTLNIEQVLLWDPDVILLGNFEAGLVPDDVYHHPMLGDLTAVKQRRVYKLPIGGFIWDAPNQETPLYWQWLAMIFHPQKFQLPLRDEIKVRYRQLYGYAVSDEQINTILQMPVNQGSQGYSELMAR
- the rluC gene encoding 23S rRNA pseudouridine(955/2504/2580) synthase RluC is translated as MKTETPSVKIVAISADEAGQRIDNFLLARLKGVPKSMIYRIVRKGEVRVNKKRIKPEYKLEAGDEVRIPPVRVAEREEEAVSPHLQKVAALSDVILYEDDHILVLNKPSGTAVHGGSGLSFGVIEGLRALRPEARFLELVHRLDRDTSGVLLVAKKRSALRSLHEQLREKGMQKDYLALVRGQWQSHVKVVQAPLLKNILQSGERIVRVNSEGKPSETRFKVEERYEFATLVRCSPVTGRTHQIRVHTLHAGHPIAFDDRYGDREFDKQLAGTGLNRLFLHAAALKFTHPNTGEVIRIEAPMDDRLKHCLKALRRVS
- the rne gene encoding ribonuclease E produces the protein MKRMLINATQQEELRVALVDGQRLYDLDIESPGHEQKKANIYKGKITRIEPSLEAAFVDYGAERHGFLPLKEIAREYFPSNYASHGRPNIKDVLREGQEVIVQIDKEERGNKGAALTTFISLAGSYLVLMPNNPRAGGISRRIEGDDRTELKEALSSLELPDGMGLIVRTAGVGKSAEALQWDLSFRLKHWEAIQKAAENRPAPFLIHQESNVIVRAFRDYLRQDIGEILIDNPKVLELARQHIAALGRPDFSSKIKLYTGEIPLFSHYQIESQIESAFQREVRLPSGGSIVIDTTEALTAIDINSARATRGGDIEETAFNTNLEAADEIARQLRLRDLGGLIVIDFIDMTPVRHQRAVENRLREAVRQDRARIQISHISRFGLLEMSRQRLSPSLGESSHHVCPRCSGTGTIRDNESLSLSILRLIEEEALKENTKEVHAIVPVPIASYLLNEKRDAVSAIEKRQGGVRAIIVPNDQMETPHYSVLRVRKGEETQTLSYMLPKLHEEEMAMPSDEEYTERKRPEQPALATFVMPEVPPAPQETAAAQPVVTAAKPAAVKPKADAAEQPGLVSRFFSALKKLFAGDTAVAEVKEVKEEKAAGSDNQRQDRRNNNRRQNNRRDRGERNERGDRNNRDRDNRENRNNRDDRNGEVREAREPREGREDNRRNRRNGQQQNVESREVRQNVAAPVDDAEKPQKSRDEQQPRRERNRRRSDEKRQAQQEVKALQQDNVVEQEAEQEERTQVMQRRKPRQLSQKVRFESADAPAVEETQIAQASTELATIPLPAVVDEAVNVEHQDENADNRETAGMPRRSRRSPRHLRVSGQRRRRYRDERYPSVSPMPLATACASPELASGKVFITYPVARSHDQVAQEEVFQSHEEVQHTNVAEAAAAEAVAPVADVQIGEPVKAEETVVAPVAVETAHPEVIETPVTEQPQLIAAADEVVAEEIVEQAEPVEEEAVQPVAEVSEPAPAAVEAPAAVVEEVKPVVEAAPAVEASPVKQEVKAEAPVAAKHATAPMTRAPAPAYTPEAPRNSEWVRPSFDFSGKGSAGGHSASHQATAPATRPTKAD